The stretch of DNA CGGTCATGATGCTGCCTGCCGAATCTTCGGGGTATTGGAGGTAGCGGTTGATGACCCGCCGTTTATCAGGATTGGTGAGCCGCAGGATGCGGTTGACCATATTGGCCGGCATTTCTTCAAGGAAATCGACTGCGTCATCGACGAAGAGTTGATCAAGCATCTGGGTGGTCTCTTCATCAGTGAATGCCTCGACGACGCGCCGCTGCGTGTCGGATTCGAGATGGGCGAAAACTTCAGCGCAGATCTCCTTGGGGAGCATACGGAAAACAAAAGCGGTCTCATCGTCCGGCAGGGTTTCCATGAACAAGGCGATATCGACTTCATTGTCTTCCCGGAGCTCGCTTAATAGAGAGGCGTAGTCCCTGTCATTCAAAAGTTCGGTCAAATGACTGATGTAGAGTTTTTCGTCCATTTTTTCACTCATGACATCCGCCTCCTTTGCTTATCCTGAAAAAAGAGAAGTCCGACGCTGGATGACCGGCGTCAGACTCCTGCTTGTTTGGGTAATCGGCCGGCCTATTCCATTGTCGCGATGCATTCGATCTCTACCTTGGCGCCACCCGGCAATGCTCGCACCTCATAGCAGGCCCGGGCGGGGTACGGACTTGGGAAGTAGGCGCCATAGATTTCATTGACAGCCTTGAAGTCGGCCATATCAGTCAGCAGAACGGTCGTTTTGACCACCTGTTCCGGTCCCAGTCCGGCTTCCTTCAAGAGGGTGTCCAGATTGGCAAGTGCCAGTTTTGCCTGATCTGCTGCTTTGTCGGGCATAACACCGGCCACGGGATCAATTCCCAGTTGTCCCGAGATAAAAAGGAAACCATTGGAGGCAACGGCAGGTGAATAAGGGCCGATGGCCTTTGGAATATGGTCGGAATGAATCGCAATTTTCGGCATGGCATTCTCCTCAATGCTAACTGGATGCACATACGCGTCAGGCTCTGGCGCCCACATTATTCTGTCTTAGTTTACCACAGGTGCGGGCGTCGCTATTTGAGCTGAAAGAGCGCTTCACGTACGATTTCGCAGACCGTGGGATGAGGGAAAACGGTCCGCTTCATGGCATCCAGGGACATTTTCTGTTCGATCATAATCCCGAAGGCCAGGATCATCT from Fastidiosipila sp. encodes:
- a CDS encoding RidA family protein: MPKIAIHSDHIPKAIGPYSPAVASNGFLFISGQLGIDPVAGVMPDKAADQAKLALANLDTLLKEAGLGPEQVVKTTVLLTDMADFKAVNEIYGAYFPSPYPARACYEVRALPGGAKVEIECIATME